One stretch of Armigeres subalbatus isolate Guangzhou_Male chromosome 2, GZ_Asu_2, whole genome shotgun sequence DNA includes these proteins:
- the LOC134218233 gene encoding early growth response protein 1 isoform X2, with product MERLESTGRSAGKIAIFLVPTLILLLDAASIAQGASTKMNKLDNQETGAGGNGGGGGGANSGRPSLTTYDQRQTGKYNIHVNIKDVKIISVDGEKFEGEFGDDTIYDYGDYDYDPAHLTVSPLPIFGGSTTSKPPKATTKTPVSLTSTKRTTTTTESPMEDPPKRPTIDDPVTIDANPIKDDSSSYIMSAPSTTTLPSSNIYIFKPTPNYHPNPVHYDYQEIPVEVIVEPVLKPKYRNSNSRVMANRRNRHRKNSLGGGGSAAGGDMARHGHSDIEALPSEPVINTQLLAATPCARGEFRDKTGKCRMRRAGIQIQAT from the exons ATGGAACGATTGGAATCGACCGGCAGAAGCGCAGGAAAAATAGCAATTTTCCTAGTGCCGACTTTGATCTTGCTACTGGATGCTGCGAGCATAGCACAAGGCGCTTCGACGAAAATGAATAAATTGGACAACCAAGAAACTGGCGCGGGTGGAAATGGTGGCGGTGGAGGTGGTGCCAATAGTGGGAGACCATCTCTGACCACCTACGATCAGAGGCAAACCGGCAAGTACAACATTCACGTCAACATCAAAGACGTGAAGATCATCTCCGTGGATGGCGAGAAGTTTGAAGGCGAATTTGGG GACGACACCATCTATGACTATGGAGACTATGATTATGATCCAGCACACCTGACCGTTAGTCCACTACCGATTTTTGGCGGTTCCACGACCTCAAAACCTCCAAAGGCGACTACCAAAACACCGGTCTCGTTAACCTCCACAAAACGAACGACTACAACTACTGAATCACCCATGGAAGACCCGCCGAAAAGGCCAACCATAGATGACCCAGTTACTATCGATGCCAACCCCATTAAAGATGATAGCTCTTCTTACATCATGTCGGCACCAAGCACCACAACGCTCCCATCGAGCAATATATACATCTTCAAACCCACCCCCAATTATCACCCAAATCCAGTACATTACGATTACCAAGAAATTCCCGTCGAGGTTATCGTCGAGCCAGTGCTCAAGCCCAAATACCGAAACTCCAACTCTCGCGTTATGGCAAATAGACGCAATCGACATCGCAAGAACTCATTAGGCGGAGGAGGATCGGCTGCTGGAGGGGATATGGCCCGTCACGGGCACTCGGACATTGAAGCGCTACCAAGTGAACCGGTCATCAATACCCAACTGCTTGCTGCTACACCCTGTGCCAGAGGAGAATTTCGAGACAAGACCGGGAAATGTCGCATGCGAAGAGCCGGAAT ACAGATACAGGCTACTTAA
- the LOC134218233 gene encoding early growth response protein 1 isoform X1, whose amino-acid sequence MERLESTGRSAGKIAIFLVPTLILLLDAASIAQGASTKMNKLDNQETGAGGNGGGGGGANSGRPSLTTYDQRQTGKYNIHVNIKDVKIISVDGEKFEGEFGDDTIYDYGDYDYDPAHLTVSPLPIFGGSTTSKPPKATTKTPVSLTSTKRTTTTTESPMEDPPKRPTIDDPVTIDANPIKDDSSSYIMSAPSTTTLPSSNIYIFKPTPNYHPNPVHYDYQEIPVEVIVEPVLKPKYRNSNSRVMANRRNRHRKNSLGGGGSAAGGDMARHGHSDIEALPSEPVINTQLLAATPCARGEFRDKTGKCRMRRAGIYRLLNLLAVLKEKDD is encoded by the exons ATGGAACGATTGGAATCGACCGGCAGAAGCGCAGGAAAAATAGCAATTTTCCTAGTGCCGACTTTGATCTTGCTACTGGATGCTGCGAGCATAGCACAAGGCGCTTCGACGAAAATGAATAAATTGGACAACCAAGAAACTGGCGCGGGTGGAAATGGTGGCGGTGGAGGTGGTGCCAATAGTGGGAGACCATCTCTGACCACCTACGATCAGAGGCAAACCGGCAAGTACAACATTCACGTCAACATCAAAGACGTGAAGATCATCTCCGTGGATGGCGAGAAGTTTGAAGGCGAATTTGGG GACGACACCATCTATGACTATGGAGACTATGATTATGATCCAGCACACCTGACCGTTAGTCCACTACCGATTTTTGGCGGTTCCACGACCTCAAAACCTCCAAAGGCGACTACCAAAACACCGGTCTCGTTAACCTCCACAAAACGAACGACTACAACTACTGAATCACCCATGGAAGACCCGCCGAAAAGGCCAACCATAGATGACCCAGTTACTATCGATGCCAACCCCATTAAAGATGATAGCTCTTCTTACATCATGTCGGCACCAAGCACCACAACGCTCCCATCGAGCAATATATACATCTTCAAACCCACCCCCAATTATCACCCAAATCCAGTACATTACGATTACCAAGAAATTCCCGTCGAGGTTATCGTCGAGCCAGTGCTCAAGCCCAAATACCGAAACTCCAACTCTCGCGTTATGGCAAATAGACGCAATCGACATCGCAAGAACTCATTAGGCGGAGGAGGATCGGCTGCTGGAGGGGATATGGCCCGTCACGGGCACTCGGACATTGAAGCGCTACCAAGTGAACCGGTCATCAATACCCAACTGCTTGCTGCTACACCCTGTGCCAGAGGAGAATTTCGAGACAAGACCGGGAAATGTCGCATGCGAAGAGCCGGAAT ATACAGGCTACTTAATCTTCTGGCTGTTCTCAAGGAGAAGGATGACTGA